The DNA window CGCGTCGATAGCGGGGTTGTTGTCTCCTTGGAAGACATAGCCGGTGAGGGCGTCGCCGCCGATGATGCGGTGGAGTGTCTCTATGCCTCCGGTCCCATGGTATGCGGCGATCTGCCCGACTTCGTAGGAATCGAACTTGATCAGAAAAACCAGATCATCGGCGTAGTAGGTCGGGTTCATGCTGACGCCGTGCGTGATGACGTAGGAGAGTCGCTGGGTGCTGACCGCCCACGCACCAATGGCCGCCATCACGAGGATGGCGGCCATGGCGATACGTCGGAACCTCGGGATGGCTACTCCGCGATGTGACGACTCACAGCTGTGGTAGCAGCCATGGTGTCATCTCGGGATGACCGTTCGAGGCGGTTCTAGGATCAGATGCCCGGCTGGACCTTGACGTCGAGATCGGTCACCGCGGTCATGTAGCCGGTGGTGGCGTTGCCGACTACGCAGTTCCAGATGGTGGTCGAGCCCCAGGTGCAGGTGAGGGCCGAGGTCGAGCTCGTCGTGCCGCTGTTGTTCGTGCCCTTCAGCGTTCCGGTGATCACCGACGTGGTGGTGTTCAGCGTCGTGCCGTTGCTGCCGGCGACGTTGAGGGTGGCGCCGACGACCTTGTTGCCGTCCGTGGCGTCGTAAACCAGGGCAGCCGAGTTGAGCACCGCGCCTTCCACGGTCATCGTGGTCGTGCCACCACCGGCAATCTTGGTGAAGCCGCCGGAGTTGGTGACGCCCGAGGCGGTGAAGGCGGTGCTTCCGGCCGCGACGACACCAGCGACAGCGATTCCACCAAGAAGCTGCATCATGTTGCGCATTAAGAAGGTTCTCCCCAAGGTCGGTAGCCCAGCCAGCCTCATGGGCTCTGTGGCTTTGCGTCCCCGGCTTGCGCCGGGTTTGCTCTTGTCGGCCGAGCGGGTTGCTCGATCTCGCTTACGCCAGGTTGTTCGGTCGTGGGCTCCCCGGGCTAAGCGTTAGCAGCCACTTTTCCGGCGTCCTTTTCGAGGTTTTCGCGCCTGAGTGCAGCTCGGGTGCTAGAGGGGCGCGCGGCCGTTTTTTCGGGAGGAGAAACCGTGCGCGGCGGCTGTCCGGGGGACGGTCGCCGCGCGTACCCGGGAAGGGCTTAATACTGCAACGGCACTTCACCTGAGTGGGTAGCCGCGGCGTTTGTAGTGGCTGAGGCGGGCTTGGTGTTGGCGTCGTCGTCGCCAGCGTGACCACCACCAGATGTGTTTGGGCTGGTGGTGGCGGACGAACAGTGCGGCGAGCAGGCGCCGGATCTCCGGTACCGTGTAGCCGATCATCATGTCGTCACCGGTGCTGTTTGCTGTTGCGCGGTCTGGGTCCGGGCGACGACGAGCCAGGCGTAAGCGGCCATCGACAAGGTGATGTGCGCGTACCAGGCCCGCCAGTCCCGGACCTGGTATTCGTCGAGGCCGGCCTGACCTTTGGCCTGCTGGAAGCATTCCTCAACGGCCCATCGGGTGCCGGCGATGCGGGCCAGGTCCATCAGCCGGGTCTTCCGCGGGCCGTAGCAGACGTAGTAGGCCAGCTCCCCGGTGTTCATGCTGCGCCGGGCGAGCAGCCAGTGCCCACGCCCGGGCCGCCAGCAGATGCGGATCGGGATCCGCGCCCACCAATACTCCCGCGGTCCGTGAGCCCCGGGACCGGCCGAGATCCGCGACCAGGCCCGGCCCGGCAGCGATGCGATCAGCTCGTCGACGCGGGCGCGGCCCATGCTGGTGGTGACCACGTCGTCGTTGCAGCGGGTCGCCACCACATGCGGCTGGTCGTGCTCTTCGAGCCAGACCCGCAACGCTTTCGACTGACCGTAGGCCTCGTCCATGGTCACCCACGCCGCCGCAACCCCCGCGGTGAACGCCCGCTGCAGCATCTGCCGGGCC is part of the Actinoplanes missouriensis 431 genome and encodes:
- a CDS encoding IS701 family transposase gives rise to the protein MEFDQWSSELDRLHARFADRFTRAEPRRRARQYLSGLVAGLDRKNGWTLAEQAGDLSPDGMQRLLRWADWDIDAVRDEVRDYVIEHLGDPNGVLIIDDTGFLKKGVKSAGVARQYSGTAGRIENCQVGVFLAYRSTRGHALIDRQLYLPAAWTDDRDRCRAAGIPDEVGFATKIEMARQMLQRAFTAGVAAAWVTMDEAYGQSKALRVWLEEHDQPHVVATRCNDDVVTTSMGRARVDELIASLPGRAWSRISAGPGAHGPREYWWARIPIRICWRPGRGHWLLARRSMNTGELAYYVCYGPRKTRLMDLARIAGTRWAVEECFQQAKGQAGLDEYQVRDWRAWYAHITLSMAAYAWLVVARTQTAQQQTAPVTT